In Streptomyces thermolilacinus SPC6, a single genomic region encodes these proteins:
- the hpnC gene encoding squalene synthase HpnC, which yields MTPDAPARTTLDKATDENFPVAPFFLPRAWRADLMALYGFARLVDDIGDGDLAPGGADARLLGARPDDGPEALLDALEAELLRLFEDDGGTYGGAPGGTAHPLLASVRATVRRHDLAPEPFLALIEANRQDQRVRRYTTYDDLLAYCELSANPVGRLVLAISGTSTPERVRRSDAICTALQIVEHLQDVAEDLRRDRIYLPADDMARFRVTEADLARPTANASVRALVAYEAERARALLDEGAPLVGSVHGRLRLLLAGFVAGGHAALDAIRAARYDVLPGPPRAPRHRLLRRAGAVWRAARGEG from the coding sequence GTGACCCCCGACGCCCCCGCGCGTACGACTCTCGACAAGGCCACGGACGAGAACTTCCCCGTGGCCCCCTTCTTCCTGCCCCGGGCGTGGCGTGCCGACCTGATGGCCCTCTACGGCTTCGCCCGCCTGGTGGACGACATCGGCGACGGCGACCTCGCCCCCGGCGGCGCCGACGCCCGCCTCCTCGGCGCCCGCCCCGACGACGGCCCCGAAGCGCTCCTCGACGCCCTGGAGGCCGAGCTGCTGCGCCTCTTCGAGGACGACGGCGGGACGTACGGTGGCGCGCCCGGAGGCACCGCCCACCCGCTGCTCGCCTCCGTCCGCGCCACCGTCCGCCGCCACGACCTCGCGCCCGAGCCGTTCCTCGCGCTCATCGAGGCCAACCGGCAGGACCAGCGCGTCCGCCGCTACACCACCTACGACGACCTCCTCGCGTACTGCGAGCTGTCCGCCAACCCCGTCGGGCGGCTCGTCCTCGCGATCAGCGGCACCTCCACCCCCGAGCGCGTCCGCCGCTCCGACGCGATCTGCACCGCCCTCCAGATCGTCGAGCACCTCCAGGACGTCGCCGAGGACCTCCGCCGCGACCGGATCTACCTCCCCGCCGACGACATGGCCCGCTTCCGCGTCACCGAGGCCGACCTCGCCCGCCCCACCGCCAACGCCTCCGTCCGCGCCCTCGTCGCGTACGAGGCGGAGCGCGCCCGCGCCCTGCTGGACGAGGGCGCCCCGCTCGTCGGCAGCGTCCACGGCAGGCTCAGGCTCCTCCTCGCCGGTTTCGTCGCGGGCGGCCACGCCGCCCTCGACGCCATCAGGGCCGCCCGGTACGACGTGCTCCCCGGACCGCCCCGAGCCCCCAGACACCGCCTGCTCCGCCGCGCCGGAGCGGTGTGGCGAGCAGCGCGCGGAGAGGGGTGA